The Vanrija pseudolonga chromosome 1, complete sequence genomic sequence TACAGGATAGCCGAGGTGACCACGAGGAGGGGGAACGAGATGATGATGACCTAGGGTTGGGGTTAGTGGGCAGTATAGGCGGCGTACTCACTCGCAagcgcttggcgtcggcggtgagggGGGCCATTGTGCTGTGCTTGGTCGAGCAACTCGGCGACGCGATGATGGAGAGTGAGTGTCGGGGGTTCCGGTCGGTGCCGGCTCAAGATGGAtccaggtcgaggtcgagattTAATCCCGGGGGACGTGATAAGGCCCCCCACCCTGTCACCTTAGGCACCTCCTGCTCGAGCGAGGCCAGTCACGCTCGTGTTGCTAACACTGATAATCCCCATTCTCCCTCTTCCTTCCTCTCCCATCCTCGTCActtcgtcgcctcgtcgtccacctcaCCCACCTACCGCTCCCCCATCTGCGTCGACGGCTGACCACCACCCCTTCCCATTCTTGGACACCCTACTCATTGCACACAACCCACGTCTAAGCCCCTACTAAGCTAGAAACACTGCTTCTTGACTTGACCAGTTAATATCCTCATCTGCCATGAGCGGCTACaacggaggaggaggaggaggctacccaccccgcccgcccccgtACGCCAACAACTCGTACAGCGACAACAGGCCAAAGTTTCCGCCCTTCCCACCCCCAGCAGGCAACTTTCCTCCGTTCCCCCCATCGGCCGGGTTCAGCGGCGgccctccaccaccgccacctaCACTCCCCACTTTCCACAACCACTCGCCGTACGACGAGTACAACCCCAGCGGACCAGCACTGCCGCCACCTCCTGGAAACTACCCCTACGACCAGCCGCGCAAGTCGCTCGACCAGGACGTGTACGATCCATACCAGTCTGCCTACGACCCGGGCGCACCGCAGAtccgcagcagcgcgccctCGCAGCCCTCGTACTCGGCGCCAAAACACTCGCTTCCCTCCCACCCGCTCCCGCCACCCCCGCATAGGCCCGCTCCGcgtgtcggcggcagcggcggcggcggcgaagccCATGACCTGCCCCTGCTCACGCCTGCAACCACAGTCAACATTGGCAGCTATACCGCCACGGTTCACGAGCTCCCGCCAAGTCACCTCCCGATTACGAAGTACGTAGCCGTCAACCCCAACGACGCGATCGACATCCACAGGGCCATCTGCCAGACGGAAATGACGCCGTCGGTGTGGTACTCGGACGGCTCGAaccgcggcggtgagggctGGGCCGCGGGCGTCGAGTGGGTCATCGACTCTGGCATGTCCGGCGCAAAGCTCAGAACCTGTGTTGGCATGACCGACTCTCTCGGGACCGAACTCGGTGGCATGATCAAGGCGGTGGAAGGCTttgccgagcagctcaagaGCTCGATCCGGACACAAAAACCAATGTCACACGAGTTTGTTCTGTTCACCAACTCGCCTGCGGCTATCGTGAGCATCGATACGTCGTCTCGTCCCGAGAGCATCAAGTTTTGCGCCTTGTGGCGCGAGCTCTGCTCCGACTTCCTCAAGGCCCACATGACGATTGCCTACCTCCCAAAGAACAGTGAGGTTGAGGGCTTGACGCTGGCCGAGAAGATTTccacggtggcggcgtcgaacAGCTTCCTCCGCCGTCGCAAGGAGCGCACCATCGACGAGATCTACAACCGTcccggtggtggcgagcCAGCACCTGGCGGCAGCACAGAAGCGGGGCCTTGGCAGagaggcgacgccgaccctTCGCGTTACAAGTCTCCATTCAACCGCCCCAAGCCTTTACCATCACCGGCTCCTACACTGCCCCCTGCGGCCCAGTCACCAGCGCCCCCTGCGGCTGCCGAGCATGAGCCTGAGGACGAGGGGATTCAGCCGCGTGCTGGAGCCCTCTGTGTCACCAAGTGGGTCCCTCGATGATCTCGTTACGCCCtgctaacccaccagctTCCCTGATGATGTCTCTGCAAAGGACCTCGGCATCCTGTTTGCCCAGTTTGGCGAGATGTAAGTCGGCTGTCACTTTCCACAGACTCACGCCCAGCCTCTCCGTCGACATCTTCTCCATTCCCCCTGTCAAGCCACGGTTTGCCTTTGTTGCCTACGACGACCCCGCCGTTTctggcgctgccgctgtcgccgccctgcACCGCAGACCTCTCCGTCTCGACACGCCCTTCGCCATTGAGAATGCGCCGGATCTCGTCATCTGGAAGGGATGGTCTGGCGTTCTGACTGTGGTGGAATCTGACGCTGACCGGCTCGTGCCGCTGAGCGTCGCGCAAGACCTGCCTGACCTCCCCGACTATGCCATCGGCGGACGTCGGGCTAATGAACGCTCAAAGTCTGACGCAAAccgcaagcgcgagcgcacggtcgaggagcgccCAGATGCCAAGCCCTTTGCTTCACCGTGCGTACTATCTTATCGGCACTACTCGTGTCCTAACACCCACAGCCCCGCGTCATCAGCGGTTTCAACGCCGTCACCGAagaagcgccgccgctcggaTCTGCCTTCTGACACCGCTGAAAGCACACCCATTGAACAGTCGTTACCCTCTCACGACTCTCACTTCGCTGCTCGACCCAACGAAAGCGCGGACGCAAGTTCCGGCGCTACTACCGCGGCGAATGCGGACCGCACCCAAGCCACGACGCCACCGACAGGCCAGGGATCCAGGCTTCTCAATTCTCATCCCCCTCACCCACTTCCCCCTACTCCTCTGACCGCCCAACATGATCAAGAGTCCGCGTTCGCACCCAAGCCATCACCGCCCGAGACAAAGCCCTTGGCCGGCACAGAGGtggcgcctgcgccggcggcgacggccgtgGGCACagacgagccggcggcgtccaACTCGGCGGTCACTGCACCTCAAGAGGTGGTCCCTGTCAAGCTGAGCCACAAGACGGTCGAGGCCCAGATCAACCTCGTGAAGAACGTCTTTGTCAAGCATGACCAGTCCAATTGGATCGCCCACACGTGCCTTGTTGCGACAGATCTCGACCAAGCCCGCCGCCATTTGCAGGATGACCTGTACGCCACCGATGAGGCCCTAATCTCTGGACGCGAACTTGAGAAAACCCTGCACGCACGGGGATTTACCTCGGCAAGGATTGACCCCCTTGTCAAGAAGGTTCTCAAGGTGCTGGATGGGATTGCgatggaggacgagctcgagagtGGCGGGCCTGGGCCGAGCGCTGCCAGCGACGCACCACCTGTTGCCCGCGAGGGTGAGTTGGCCGAGCTTCTCGCGCCGTACCCCGAGCAGACGCGCGAGGCgatggctgctgctggcaaGGTGCTCGAGTACCTCAACCTGGGCAAGGATGagcaggagaagaagcgcctGGATGTTGAGCGCCGTgtcaaggtgctcgagggtATGGTGAAGAAGGGGGAGCAGGTTAGCAGTATTGTGCGTTACCTATTGACAGAGGACAAGTGAGACGGAGTGTGGCGTCTGGGGAGGGAGGCTAAAAGTGGGCTCGAGCGGGCAAGACACTGCCTGTTTCTTGTATGCCTGTCTGCAACAATATGCATCATGTCTATAGGTTGTGCctatggcggcggcggcttggaTGGTGTCTGGGTGTTTGCGGGGCATCGGGAGGTCAGTGTAGTGCGTATACAAGTGCGGGATTGAACGGAAGGACCTTGACAGGACCTGTTTGTGAGTGTGCCAAGTCCCAAGTCGAGCAGACGACTAATGGCGGTTGTTGCCATGGACGTAAGGGTTGATCCTGCAGGGAGTGAAAGAGTTGCAGTGGATGAGTTGGATGTATTTCGAGTGCCTTGTTGGCCGCCTTAAGCCTTACTAGCGCGCAATGTCGAACAATGTAACTTGTGCCCTGACGTAGAGTCTACTTGAGTACGCACGCGCaacgcgcagcgcgacgagagGCGAGGTATGAAACCAGGACTCAATCGCGCTCCCGTGGTCGTTTCGGTGGGAAGAACAGTGGATGGACGGGCGGACGgacggcggacgcggcgcaggcggcaaggcggcggcaggcgacacgacgacgacgacacgacaccGCACACAGGAAGTTGCCGTCTCAAAGGCTGACCTGGCTGGGTATTTTTGGGCCTTGCAGCCTTGCTACTCGACGCATGCCGCGCCGCAGACACAGACTACATGGCCGCAACCGCAGCACATAACTTGCAACCACTCTTCTtcccaccagcagcagcagcaacgtATACATTAGATTGACTCTCGTGTCTTTCtttgcctcgtcgcccgccagcaagcaagcatcaGCCTCTCTCAGGGCGGACAAGAGAAagcgagcgcaagcgcacgTACCGAGAGGCTTGATGCTGCGTCCCTAAgcccgctcgcccgtctgcctgcctgcttgctgCCAGCATCCAACCCAAACCCACCGACGCGGCGCCCTGACCGATGCGCTCGCGAAAGCAGACGCCTCCGTCTtcctcaccaccactcgACGTTGAaaaggcagcagcaacagcatcagcagcagcagctctaGACTCGTCGTCTACCACGCAGGTCCATAGCGCCGCGTCCGagctccaccgccgccagtcgGGCCACCGCACAACCGCCAGCGAAAGCGACACGATgcccgccccgtcgccgcagggcgcgcgcacctcggcccaGGCCGCACGCCTCAATCCCCTCTGGTACCAGTACGCGTGTGCgacggtcgtcgcggccgtcgtgctgGGCAACCTGCTCCGCTGGGCCTTCCTCGACTGGGCAGACCCGTACCactgcggcgcgctgctcacAGAGGGCAAGTGGCTCGACCCGGGCACGTACAAGAACTGGCAGCCAGAAGGGTGCTACCAGAAGCctgccggcgctgccggccTCGCGTCGTGTCTCTCGTCCCCCGGCGCCCActcgcccggcgcgcgcgatcgcCGCATCTTGTTCGTCGGCGACTCGTCGGTCCGCCAGCTCTTCTTCGCCACGGTGCGCTCGGTCAACGCCAACGCGACCAACAAGGTCCACAACCCGTACGACAAGACGTGGGAGGTCAACGGCGGCGAAAAGCACACGAACCGCGTCGCGGTGTTTGACGCAAAGGGTTCGCCGGCGCCCaagagcggcgcggcggcgctgaccaTTGATTTCTGGTGGTAAGTGGGGGAATGAATGGCTGATTGCTGTTTGTCGAGCTGGACTGACTCCCTCACCAGGGACCCCTTCCTCAACTCGACCGAGACGACCCAGTTCCtctccaccacccccgcaAACCCCACTTCGCTGCTCGTCATGGGCTCGGGACTGCACTACCTCCGGCACCCGAGCTCTGGTGGGCTCCCCGCGTGGACAACGATGACCCGCAAGACGTTTGACCAGCTGCGCGCCAACCagggcacgccgcgcgcgcgcatcctcCAGCCATGGGACTCGATGAAGACGACGCACTTTAGCCTCTTCCCCGGCGTGCTCCCCGACAACAGCAACATCGAGGCGCGCCAGGCCTCGCACGACTTTGGCCTCTCGGACGCCGTCATCTTCCTGCCTGTCATGAAGCCGGTTGAGGACAAGCTcaccgccgagcgcaaggtgATCAGCCACGAGAACGTCGACCTCATGAACGCCTCGCTTGAGGGCCGGCTCAACAAGGAGAACCCGCCCCCGATCGTCGTGCCCTCCGTCTTCAACGACCTGCTGATTGACAACCACACCACCGACGGCCTCCACTACTCGGACACGATTGTCAacaagcaggccgagctgctgctcggctggcgctgcaacgacgcgctgcgctACAAGGGCCAGCAGGGCACCTGCTGTGCGCGATACAAGACTATCCGCCCCCTCCAGGCTCTgatcctcctcttcctcggcgtaTGGGCACCCGTGACCTACGTCTTTGCGTCCAAGATTCGTAAGTTGTGCCGTCGTGACGTTTGCCTGACTCTCCCCAGCCGCTGGTTCCTTTGTCCACCGCCTCATTCCCTCGACCAAGGCCGCATCGGCAATCAGCACCTTTGGCCTGGCCATGGTCTACCTCTTCCTGGCTGACCGCACGACCATCTTCAACAAGGAGCAGAAGGACTACGACGCGTACATTTTCGGCTCGCTCACTGTCCTCGCACTCGTTGCCGGTCTTTTGACCATCAAGAACAAGGGCAAGGATCTGGGCTTCCTTAACCGCGACCTCACGGACGAGTGGAAGGGCTGGATGCAGAGTAGGTTCGCGTGACGAGCCAGTCGCTAACCTACCAGTCGCCATCCTAATTTACCACTTCTTCGGCGCGTCCAAGATCTCGGGCATCTACAACTCGATCCGCATTCTCGTCGCGTCCTACCTCTTCATGACGGGATACGGCCACTTCTTCTTCTACTACAAGAAGGCCGACTTTGGCTTCCAGCGTATCGCCATGGTGCTCGTCCGCCTCAACCTCCTGTCGGTCGTGCTTCCCTACACCATGAACACCGACTATGCGTTCTACTACTTTGCGCCTCTGGTCTCGTACTGGTACATCATCATCTACTCGGTCATGGCCGTTGGGAGCAAGTACAACGACCGCCCGGCGTTCCTCGTCTCCAAGATGCTTTTCTTTGCCGCCCTCCACTCGGTCTTCATGCACTACACCTTCCTCATGGCCGGCATCTTCAAGGTCCTCAACCTCATCTTCCGCATCCAGTGGTCGGCCAAGGAGTGGTCTTTCCGAGTCAGCCTCGACCTCTACATTGTCTGGGGCGGCATGTTTGCCGCCTACGCCTAcatcaaggccaaggagtGGGGCATCCCCGAGCGCGCCTGGTTCAACAatgcgcgcctcgccgccgtcggcgccagcgtgcTCGGCTTTGTGTGGTACTTCTGGTTCGAGCTCCAGCTCCACAAGTTCAAGTACAACCAGTACAACGCGATGGTGTCGATCGTGCCCATCCTGTCGTACATTGTGCTGCGCAATGCCTCGGCCCTTTTGCGCCAGTGCTCGTCTGAGCTCTTCTGCTTCGTGGGCACCATCTCGCTCGAGACGTTTATCCTCCAGTTCCACGGCTGGCTCGCGTCCGACACCAAGGCcatcctcctcgtgctcCCCGCGACCAAGTGGCGTCCCGTCAACCTCGTCATCTCGTCCGTGTGCTTCATCTGGCTTTCGTACAAGGTGTCGGGGGCAACGGGCGACATTACAGAGTGGTCGgtcggcaagaagaaggcacCGACCCTCCCCCCACCTGCCACGGCACCTACcagcgaggcggccaaggacggcgccgcggcgccagaaAGCATCCCCCTCATGGACCGCAACGGcgaggcgaccgaggacaaggaggctGACGAGCCCAGCGCCGGCACGTCGTCAGGCGCGTACACGCACACCCGCAAGTGGTCAGACTACACGGCCCTGTCTTTCCTCACAAACGTCTTctccctcgccgagcgtcaCAACAgcgtcaagctcggcctcgtgctTGTCGCCCTCTGGATCTTCAACTGGCTCTACTGAGCGTGTACATGACGACAGCGTAGCGAGTGTCTCCCATACACTGTACATTTTCGGGATATGCGTAGAGTAGAAGTGCAGATGCAATAGAGTATTCGTGTCATCTCGGCCTGCCTTTTGTGCAATGCTAATACATGTCAAAACTATCAACAAAAGCGCTCCATGAAAGCGCTCTCCGCAAAATGCTGGAGACAAGTGCTGTACGGTTACCAAGTGTTGGTGCCAAAAGTGCCGGGCAGGCAATCGTCTCAATGAGTGTGTCGTgggctgggggtgtgtgGGTATCAGGGGCCGGGGCGACTATGCgcccgcagcagcgacagcgagcggctggatcgtcgtcggctcgacCCACCCGTCAGCGGCCTCTGCGCCCTCGTCCATGTTGCTCTCCTCGTTCTCAAAGTCTTGTTCGTcttgctcttcttcttcgtcgtc encodes the following:
- the CAS1 gene encoding putative O-acetyltransferase CAS1; translated protein: MRSRKQTPPSSSPPLDVEKAAATASAAAALDSSSTTQVHSAASELHRRQSGHRTTASESDTMPAPSPQGARTSAQAARLNPLWYQYACATVVAAVVLGNLLRWAFLDWADPYHCGALLTEGKWLDPGTYKNWQPEGCYQKPAGAAGLASCLSSPGAHSPGARDRRILFVGDSSVRQLFFATVRSVNANATNKVHNPYDKTWEVNGGEKHTNRVAVFDAKGSPAPKSGAAALTIDFWWDPFLNSTETTQFLSTTPANPTSLLVMGSGLHYLRHPSSGGLPAWTTMTRKTFDQLRANQGTPRARILQPWDSMKTTHFSLFPGVLPDNSNIEARQASHDFGLSDAVIFLPVMKPVEDKLTAERKVISHENVDLMNASLEGRLNKENPPPIVVPSVFNDLLIDNHTTDGLHYSDTIVNKQAELLLGWRCNDALRYKGQQGTCCARYKTIRPLQALILLFLGVWAPVTYVFASKIPAGSFVHRLIPSTKAASAISTFGLAMVYLFLADRTTIFNKEQKDYDAYIFGSLTVLALVAGLLTIKNKGKDLGFLNRDLTDEWKGWMQIAILIYHFFGASKISGIYNSIRILVASYLFMTGYGHFFFYYKKADFGFQRIAMVLVRLNLLSVVLPYTMNTDYAFYYFAPLVSYWYIIIYSVMAVGSKYNDRPAFLVSKMLFFAALHSVFMHYTFLMAGIFKVLNLIFRIQWSAKEWSFRVSLDLYIVWGGMFAAYAYIKAKEWGIPERAWFNNARLAAVGASVLGFVWYFWFELQLHKFKYNQYNAMVSIVPILSYIVLRNASALLRQCSSELFCFVGTISLETFILQFHGWLASDTKAILLVLPATKWRPVNLVISSVCFIWLSYKVSGATGDITEWSVGKKKAPTLPPPATAPTSEAAKDGAAAPESIPLMDRNGEATEDKEADEPSAGTSSGAYTHTRKWSDYTALSFLTNVFSLAERHNSVKLGLVLVALWIFNWLY